ACAACCTCAAGTTCACTAGGCTCCTCCTCACCCCTGTGGAACTCGCGAGTCATCATCTCGCCAATTTCAGCAAGACAAAGACCAAATTCAGCAGCCTCTTTGAGAAAAATGGTGCAGAGCACCAGCACTCTGAGACAAGCCTCTCGAATCATTGGCAGCTCCATTCGAAGCATCTCGCAGTCATGAGCAGGGTCTAGATCACGAATGTAGGCAAGCTCCTCATCGGAAAACGGAATGGAAGCTTGAGGCCAATGAATCCACTCAAAATAAGGATCCTCCAAAGTTTCTGGCAGACAGAGCCCATGATCAATAGGAATTAGCTCCACCTGACCAAAAGTTCCAATGCCATCACCAACTTTTCTAACCAACAAGTTTCCAGCATGTCTATCTGTGTTAAGAATCCTAATATCTAATATCCCTATACGATGCACCGAAGCAACCGGGAAGCTCGACGTACCATGATCACTAGCATCAAAATCATGATGTATGAACTGCTGACAAGAAGCAATCTTGCTAACCAGTCTCTTTCTCCGGAAACAATTCCCATTGACTTCATCATTGACATTGAAGATCGAGTGAGTAACCTTCACCAAGGCAGTAGGAGGCACATTAGCAAAATGATCATAGTCCAAAAGATAAGCCGCAACCTCCCTAAAACCCGTCTCCCCAACCCGAACAGATCGTTTCAACCCCGGCTGTCCAAGAGCTTTACCAACAAAACCTTTAGGGTTATTCGGCGCAAAAGGCTCCTCATCAGTCGGTTTCACAATAGCAACACTATCCCCATTACAATCCCTAAAATAATACGCACCTCCAAGCCCACCATTAACAGGAACCGGATCGATCCCCATCTTAATCGCCTTCACAATATCCTTAGCCATGAGTTTCATTACATCAAGGCGTGTGGATTGCCCCAATATCTCAATAGGACCGCTCTTATCCCTTTGCTGGATATCCCTCCCAGTTGGAGACAAACAAGGAGTTGATGAGCTTCTATGAAGCAAACTCCTCGTCAATAAAAGAGGCGAATCATTCCGAACAGCACTAAGGTCATTCTTCAAGACCATATCACCAAAAGTAAGAGAACTCTCTTCAACAGGAACATTAAGAGCAAGCTGCAACCTCCTCTTAACGGTATGTACATTGTCCCCGCGATCCAATTCCATACCAAGCACACAACCCTTATCGGTTTGGACGAACACGCGTCTCCTCCCAGCAGGTTGCCTCTGGCTTTGATTCTGACTCTGACTCCCATGATACTCCCTCCCAAGAGGACTCCTCATCACTGCAACTGCCATCTGGGTCTGAACTGGACTCTCTAGTTTTCGAGACATAAACAAACCCAGAAGGAAAAAAtctcctttttcttcttcttcagagcCAATAATGCTATTGAATGTGTAAAAGCAACACCAATCACTTCCACCAcaacaatcatcaatcaacagAACCaccaaatatcaaaattttcaatctctAGTAAAATTACACACTCAGTGAATTTTACATCAACACAACAACCCCATCTTGCTTATTTATagcataaaaaacaaaaatctgcacaaattaaaaaaaataaaaaattagattcaGTCTAAATTCACTGCTAGATACAAGCTTAATAAGTTATCCACATAAATCACGcggaataattaattaattaattaattaacagaTTAAATCTCGGtcaaaaagtaataaaaaaaacacgttTTTAAACAGTTAAATATGCTTCAGTTTTTCAACATTCATGAACATTCATTACTCCTAAACCTTTTAACACGTGAAAACTTTTCTGCCTCAAaacaataagaagaaaaaaaactccaaaGTAACTTGATATATTTAACGGTATAATTACTTaagataataagaaaaaaaattaacgtaaaatatgaattatacctTAATAAAAAAGGAATCAAATTGAACGGTGTTGATTGAGCTTGAGCTTCGAATTCGAATTTGTTCTAATCAATGTAAGATCTGAAAGGGACGAGGAACCAAAGAGTTTCGAGGTTTTAGGAATGAAGAGAACTGAGTCCAACTCGAGACAACTCGTTAGAGTCgactcagtttttttttttttttttttgtattaatcCTCCGATTCAGTTTTTTTAGTTTAAGTACTAATTtctaaacaataaacaaaaagCTTTAGAATCGAAATGAAGAAGGACTACtctatttatgttgatgtttgtTTCTCTATGATTTAACTGGAGTGAGGTTAAGAAAGTAACTAACCATGGTTAAGACTTACCACTATTGGTGTTGTGAGAGTGGAAGAGTCTAGAATATTGAATGAGGACCGTTGGATTGTTCTGTGAGATTAACTAGATGTGGATGACGTGGAGATAAGGGAGTGGGTGATGAGGTGGAAGTGATGGGTTAAGGTTAAAAGAAAAGAGTGTTAACGAATGAGGGGAGAGTGTGGTGATTTTTTTACCAACGGCCAGTCTTTGCATGCCAACAAGTTTTTTTTCACGTGTGCTTCTGAAATACCATAACTAACCTttgctttttttaaataaaataaagaaaaaagtagAATATAATATGGAAAAATGTTATAAACAACTTTTGAGATGTTCaacatttccttcaaaaaaagctTTTGAGTTGTTGTTTAttaatgtagaaaataatattctaaaaaagagtaaaaactAAATTAACATTAGCCAAACAATAGGaagaatgttatttgaacaacaaataagaaaaattggATATTTGTACGaaaccaaaataatagaaagataaagtaaaaaaataatatgagtaGTCTTCGTGGGCTAGCTGAGTTGGCACAAAcatgtattattatatataggggttggggttcgaacatCGGACaacccacttattcatcttaaaaaaagtgaattctagctactaagttactagacaaaaaaaaatcatataatgtgagtatgatagagaaagttgtcataaaaattactccctccgtttcaaaagtATCATTTTGTACTTTAATTTATAATGATGACAAATGCACCAATAACCAGCGAGGCTATTTTAGTAAAAGTATCATATCATTGAACAACATTATTCCATTCATTAATCTatgtgcaattggctaaaatgacactcattttaaaatgaattgagTATTACAAAATagatgtttaaatatcatttctcttaacaTAACTACTTTCCtctttcattcattttaaaaattggttTATTTCTTAATAAATCAAACAATGACACATCATAAAGGATTTCtctaaattctttcaaaaaccATGACACATCATCTATCTAATGTAACTTGAATCTATTCTATCAGGTCTTTATTAATTCATTAAAAACTtctttgtaaagaaaaatatggaaaaaaattaactattcGGAAAAAGTacataatatcatttttttatataattatcataaCTTATTTTATAGATATTTTTGGAATATTTATAGCAAATAATAGCAAAATGTTATCATGGTAAAACCAACTTAAATGAATACGTAATCCAATTTTTCAGGTAAATAATCAGTGCACAGTCATAAAGGTTATCTATagaatacaaaatttattaatgatTTAGAGTAACAATTCTTTAGAAGATAATCCTCAAAACAAATCTagagtaaaatttaaaaaaaaaatgcaatgtatgtagataaaaaattaaataaccaCTCTTTTTTTAGTGGTGgctgggattcgaaccccagacgttaaatatattatgcattatccataccaattgagttaagctcacgataacttttttcttttttgattgactaagaataaaataatcattttaacATTTGACTGAAAACTAAAATTAGCTTTGCTTGTTCCTTTGGTCCTACAGTTGAATCATATGTCACTTTAAATTAGAAAGATTATACAGCTCAGTGGGTTTTCACCTTAGACCATACCTTTTTTGACTGATTTTTGAATCCTAGCCGTTTTTTCAGTATACATTGGAagtgtgaaagaaaaaaaataatgtactACTTTGCAACATGACAAAAAACAGGATGAGACGGTTTATCTGTATGAGGTCACTATCGTATGCAATGCATGCATATAGGTATTGCTTCTGCGATAGTTCAGTCCTGTTTTTGGCAAACACTAACTTCATCTTGAACGAATGCCTAAAAAAGGATTTAATCACCTTAAAATGGGAAAGTCACCCAACTTTAATGTAATTTTGTGTGTATCTTATGatagaaaaacatgaaaaagaaaataaataagatgattgattatcaaaaaataaaataaaaaatagcttTGTACATAGTAGTGAGTGCAATAGGGAAGTAATGGAAGGATTAGAGGGCGTTTGTTTCGGTGACACATAAATTATACTCGGGAATAATttacttgaaaataaaaatatgaaaatttaattcttaggtatttttttttttttaaaaagtgtttgGCAAATAAGTtgacattcttaaaaaaaaattggaaattacaaatttttttaaaaaaatctacgtAGGATTTGTTAGCGCAGCAATTGATGCTTGT
Above is a genomic segment from Medicago truncatula cultivar Jemalong A17 chromosome 5, MtrunA17r5.0-ANR, whole genome shotgun sequence containing:
- the LOC25479529 gene encoding phosphatidylinositol 4-kinase gamma 5, which encodes MSRKLESPVQTQMAVAVMRSPLGREYHGSQSQNQSQRQPAGRRRVFVQTDKGCVLGMELDRGDNVHTVKRRLQLALNVPVEESSLTFGDMVLKNDLSAVRNDSPLLLTRSLLHRSSSTPCLSPTGRDIQQRDKSGPIEILGQSTRLDVMKLMAKDIVKAIKMGIDPVPVNGGLGGAYYFRDCNGDSVAIVKPTDEEPFAPNNPKGFVGKALGQPGLKRSVRVGETGFREVAAYLLDYDHFANVPPTALVKVTHSIFNVNDEVNGNCFRRKRLVSKIASCQQFIHHDFDASDHGTSSFPVASVHRIGILDIRILNTDRHAGNLLVRKVGDGIGTFGQVELIPIDHGLCLPETLEDPYFEWIHWPQASIPFSDEELAYIRDLDPAHDCEMLRMELPMIREACLRVLVLCTIFLKEAAEFGLCLAEIGEMMTREFHRGEEEPSELEVVCLEAKRMLAEREELSPRTEVGDDEFFFDIDCDEGGSDSTPKMAMEDPLIREIFQHAPGNGHMRSPLSKLDESIEEEEDENDEESPQEFGTFSAQEKVATIPEITVSLKNTMLAEKKQKHSGGKLDNGYFTSSGHRSANEQLPASISFVMLADMTEDDWTLFLEKFQELLYPAFAKRKSITLGQKQRQRLGTSCQF